A genomic window from Candidatus Dormiibacterota bacterium includes:
- a CDS encoding sortase produces MNVQHPHRWVRRGSWGLMGAAMLIAAYALTLVAYQGYRQHHLLADWDRLHPPQSIPLTGSTPATVVLAGHPHLAGGRPIFRLAIPSIHVESIVTEGIDGGILSSGPGHDPHTGYPGEGGLILVGNHNGFSLSWGDLRPGDEVRLDAGYGSFAYRIARRTVVGGDDRAYIDRPRDAETLALVTCWPLWQGAFARQRLVLEATPVAST; encoded by the coding sequence ATGAACGTCCAGCACCCCCACCGATGGGTCCGTCGCGGCAGCTGGGGGCTGATGGGCGCCGCCATGCTCATCGCCGCCTACGCGCTGACGCTGGTCGCCTACCAGGGCTACCGGCAACACCACCTGCTCGCCGACTGGGACCGGCTGCATCCGCCGCAGTCCATCCCGCTCACCGGGTCCACGCCGGCCACGGTGGTGCTCGCCGGCCACCCCCACCTCGCCGGCGGCCGGCCGATCTTCCGCCTGGCGATCCCCTCGATCCACGTCGAGTCGATCGTCACCGAGGGGATCGACGGCGGCATCCTCAGCAGCGGTCCCGGCCACGACCCCCACACCGGCTACCCGGGCGAGGGCGGCCTCATCCTGGTCGGGAACCACAACGGCTTCTCGCTGAGCTGGGGTGACCTCCGCCCCGGCGACGAGGTGCGCCTCGACGCCGGCTACGGCAGCTTCGCGTACCGCATCGCCCGCCGCACCGTCGTGGGCGGGGACGACCGCGCCTACATCGACCGCCCCCGCGACGCCGAGACCCTCGCGCTGGTCACCTGCTGGCCGCTCTGGCAGGGCGCCTTCGCCCGTCAGCGGCTGGTGCTCGAGGCCACGCCGGTGGCGAGCACGTGA
- a CDS encoding response regulator transcription factor — translation MNGDAADVRVLLVEDHRMVAEAIASALNERAGIRVVGTAGSMAEACGGLRGVDADVVLVDYRLPDATGTVVARELMAQRPEVRVVIITAAEDEAILTEALDAGCCGCVRKSAGIEELVSAVQAARAGKVVIPAVLLERVMNHLRQPADSILYGLTPRELDVLRLLAGGWTTRAMADELGVTFHTIRNYVQAVIQKLGAHSRLEAVAIALREGVVASPER, via the coding sequence GTGAACGGCGACGCCGCGGACGTTCGTGTCCTTCTCGTCGAGGACCATCGCATGGTCGCCGAGGCGATCGCCTCCGCCCTCAACGAGCGCGCCGGCATCCGGGTGGTGGGAACCGCGGGGTCGATGGCCGAGGCCTGCGGCGGGCTCCGGGGCGTGGACGCCGACGTCGTGCTCGTCGACTACCGCCTGCCCGACGCCACCGGCACGGTGGTTGCACGGGAGCTGATGGCCCAGCGCCCCGAGGTGCGGGTGGTGATCATCACCGCCGCCGAGGACGAGGCGATCCTCACCGAGGCGCTCGACGCCGGCTGCTGCGGCTGTGTGCGCAAGAGCGCCGGCATCGAGGAGCTGGTCAGCGCGGTGCAGGCGGCCAGGGCGGGCAAGGTGGTAATCCCGGCGGTGCTGCTGGAGAGGGTGATGAACCACCTGCGCCAGCCTGCCGACAGCATCCTCTACGGGCTGACCCCTCGCGAGCTCGACGTCCTCCGGCTGCTCGCCGGCGGATGGACGACGCGCGCCATGGCGGACGAGCTCGGAGTCACGTTCCACACCATCCGGAACTACGTCCAGGCGGTCATCCAGAAGCTGGGAGCGCACTCCCGCCTCGAGGCCGTCGCCATCGCGCTCCGCGAGGGGGTGGTGGCCTCGCCGGAGCGCTGA
- a CDS encoding PAS domain S-box protein — protein MIRPPRLRELRSEDSAHDPLTDLRSIVAGAPMVLFTCDASGVCTFADGRMLERLGLDPAMLVGQNLLTLFNERAQRTAALDQALPALWSPAQAVSGQVDLNGRVIGFSRAPVRGEAGELLGVVGVAFDATEDISTVEAGRDVDERFRTIFNDAPMGMAIVDTAGRCVQVNHALCEMLQRSCTDLVGHRLAAPECDLVAARGVAWPLEPGRRAEAQLRRADGATVHALVDATVLHRHGGEVTHHLLHIQDFTLRRELDEAMLRQEAWLRALLAHALRSERARTEAEARLLAVVNTAPVAVFVFDARGVITMAAGRCLSYLGMGGDELIGLSVFDAELSRLDLTDRVRVALEGDEVRAVVIRDEHAFDVWFGSIHHGDMIVGGFGIANDITELYRADQERRRLLSQLVTAQEAERTRIAYDVHDDSLQAMTAIGIRLEQLKRRLTSPRDLDLIGCIDATLADAVRRLRALLLELGPPRLDGAGLSSAIADHARRGLEGTPTRVMVEDELTAEPDQECSIVVYRIAQEALANVRKHAAAATVRIRLESVDEGVLASIDDDGVGFTIAKVRHDAEPGHLGMTSMRERAEIAGGWLLLSSHPGCGTTVRYWIPCGPGSHAADGLGQRSGEATTPSRSAMATASRRECAPSFWMTAWT, from the coding sequence CACGTTCGCGGACGGGCGGATGCTCGAGCGCCTGGGGCTCGACCCCGCCATGCTCGTCGGCCAGAACCTGCTCACGCTGTTCAACGAGCGCGCGCAGCGCACCGCCGCCCTCGACCAGGCCCTGCCCGCGCTGTGGAGCCCGGCACAGGCGGTGAGCGGCCAGGTCGACCTCAACGGCCGGGTGATCGGCTTCTCGCGCGCACCGGTGCGCGGCGAGGCCGGGGAGCTGCTCGGCGTCGTCGGTGTCGCCTTCGACGCCACCGAGGACATCTCCACCGTCGAGGCCGGGCGCGACGTCGACGAGCGCTTCCGCACCATCTTCAACGACGCCCCGATGGGGATGGCGATCGTCGACACCGCGGGTCGCTGCGTGCAGGTGAACCACGCCCTCTGCGAGATGCTCCAGCGCTCGTGCACGGACCTGGTCGGACACCGGCTCGCCGCGCCCGAGTGCGACCTGGTCGCCGCCCGCGGGGTCGCCTGGCCGCTCGAACCCGGCCGGCGCGCCGAGGCGCAGCTGCGACGCGCCGACGGGGCGACGGTGCACGCCCTGGTCGACGCCACCGTCCTCCACCGCCACGGCGGGGAGGTGACCCACCACCTGCTCCACATCCAGGACTTCACCCTCCGCCGGGAGCTCGACGAGGCCATGCTCCGCCAGGAGGCATGGCTGCGCGCCCTGCTCGCCCACGCGCTGCGCAGCGAGCGCGCCCGCACCGAGGCGGAGGCGCGGCTGCTGGCGGTGGTCAACACCGCCCCGGTCGCAGTGTTCGTCTTCGACGCGCGGGGGGTGATCACCATGGCGGCGGGGCGCTGCCTGAGCTACCTCGGCATGGGCGGCGACGAGCTGATCGGCCTCTCGGTGTTCGACGCCGAGCTGTCCCGGCTCGACCTCACCGACCGGGTCCGCGTCGCCCTCGAGGGCGACGAGGTGCGGGCGGTGGTGATCCGTGACGAGCATGCCTTCGACGTGTGGTTCGGCTCGATCCACCACGGCGACATGATCGTGGGCGGCTTCGGCATCGCCAACGACATCACCGAGCTGTACCGGGCCGACCAGGAGCGGCGCCGCCTGCTCAGCCAGCTGGTGACCGCCCAGGAGGCGGAGCGCACCCGCATCGCCTACGACGTGCACGACGACTCGCTGCAGGCGATGACGGCGATCGGAATCCGTCTCGAGCAGCTGAAGCGGCGGCTGACCTCGCCGCGCGACCTCGACCTGATCGGCTGCATCGACGCCACCCTCGCCGACGCGGTGCGCCGGCTCCGCGCCCTGCTCCTCGAGCTGGGGCCGCCGCGGCTCGACGGCGCCGGGCTCAGCTCGGCGATCGCCGACCACGCGCGGCGCGGACTCGAGGGCACCCCGACCCGGGTGATGGTGGAGGACGAGCTCACCGCGGAGCCCGACCAGGAGTGCAGCATCGTCGTCTACAGGATCGCCCAGGAGGCGCTGGCCAACGTCCGCAAGCACGCCGCCGCCGCAACCGTGCGCATCCGCCTGGAGAGCGTCGACGAGGGGGTGCTCGCCAGCATCGACGACGACGGCGTCGGCTTCACCATTGCGAAGGTGCGGCACGATGCCGAGCCCGGTCACCTGGGCATGACCAGCATGCGCGAGCGGGCCGAGATCGCCGGCGGCTGGCTGCTGCTCTCGTCCCACCCCGGCTGCGGCACCACGGTGCGCTACTGGATCCCCTGCGGACCCGGATCACACGCCGCCGACGGCCTCGGTCAGCGCTCCGGCGAGGCCACCACCCCCTCGCGGAGCGCGATGGCGACGGCCTCGAGGCGGGAGTGCGCTCCCAGCTTCTGGATGACCGCCTGGACGTAG